From Desulfonatronum thioautotrophicum, the proteins below share one genomic window:
- a CDS encoding tetratricopeptide repeat protein codes for MNIRSERLPLGVFWEDLPQRPPWRFVLKQVALAVLLLASLAFFPSLAWPQSTAQDNMRRGLALFQAGDMQQAIAAFTAVLEVNPKHSRALNNRGLAFFRLGQMQDALADFQRAVALDPEYFQAWTNMGLAHFRLGELEQALDASSRAIALRPRFGMPYNTRGLVYLERGAYADAVREFNRVLELDPEYARAYNARGYALNQLERYDAALMDLERAVALDPENPLPRNNKGWALIQSGRYTEAIQELEAALNLDPALARAHANLGLANRLLRRHEAALAAYDQALRLEPGNPEMLAGRGIARAYAGRYAEAVQDYTDALRRTPKDVAVLNNRGIALTNLRRFDAALEDFAQAAAIAPDNPETYVNRGNVFIHLGEYHRAVKEYDQALRLDPSRANSHNNHGYALRELGQLDQALEAFQQALRINPDHALARNNLGVTLVLSGNNVQGCEALRTACALNYCIDLDWAIGRGFCQEAPETSLRHPGQ; via the coding sequence ATGAACATCCGGTCTGAACGGTTGCCTCTCGGCGTTTTCTGGGAAGATTTACCCCAACGTCCGCCATGGCGTTTCGTCTTGAAGCAGGTTGCCTTGGCCGTCCTGCTTCTCGCCTCGCTGGCCTTTTTCCCGTCCTTGGCTTGGCCGCAATCCACAGCCCAGGATAACATGCGGCGCGGGCTGGCACTTTTCCAGGCCGGCGACATGCAGCAGGCCATCGCTGCATTCACTGCCGTCCTGGAGGTCAACCCAAAGCATAGCCGGGCGCTGAACAATCGGGGCCTAGCATTTTTCCGGTTGGGGCAGATGCAGGACGCGCTGGCGGATTTCCAGCGGGCCGTGGCCTTGGATCCGGAGTATTTCCAGGCCTGGACCAATATGGGATTGGCTCACTTCCGGCTCGGGGAACTGGAGCAGGCTCTGGACGCCTCCAGCCGGGCCATTGCCCTGCGTCCGCGTTTCGGCATGCCATACAATACCCGTGGACTTGTTTATCTGGAAAGGGGAGCCTATGCCGACGCGGTGCGGGAATTCAATCGTGTCCTGGAACTGGACCCGGAATACGCCCGCGCCTACAACGCCCGCGGCTACGCCCTGAACCAACTGGAGCGCTACGATGCGGCGCTCATGGATCTGGAGCGGGCCGTGGCGCTTGACCCCGAGAATCCTCTGCCCCGAAACAACAAAGGTTGGGCACTGATCCAATCCGGACGGTATACCGAGGCGATACAGGAACTGGAGGCGGCCTTGAACCTGGACCCCGCCTTGGCCAGGGCGCATGCCAATCTGGGCCTGGCCAATCGGCTGCTGCGTCGCCATGAGGCGGCCCTGGCTGCCTACGACCAGGCCCTGAGGCTGGAGCCGGGCAACCCGGAAATGCTGGCTGGACGGGGTATTGCCCGGGCTTATGCCGGACGCTACGCCGAGGCGGTTCAGGACTATACCGATGCGTTGCGCCGCACCCCCAAGGACGTGGCCGTGCTGAACAACCGGGGCATCGCCCTGACCAATTTGCGCCGTTTTGACGCGGCTCTCGAAGATTTCGCCCAGGCCGCGGCAATCGCCCCGGACAATCCGGAGACGTATGTAAATCGGGGCAATGTCTTCATTCACCTGGGTGAATACCATCGAGCCGTCAAGGAATATGATCAAGCCCTGCGCCTGGACCCGTCCCGGGCCAATTCCCACAACAACCACGGCTATGCCCTGCGTGAACTGGGGCAGCTGGATCAGGCCCTGGAGGCCTTCCAGCAAGCCCTGCGCATCAACCCGGACCACGCCCTGGCCCGCAACAACCTGGGGGTAACCCTGGTCCTCTCCGGCAACAATGTCCAAGGATGCGAGGCCCTACGGACCGCCTGCGCTTTGAATTACTGTATCGACCTGGACTGGGCCATTGGCCGGGGTTTCTGCCAGGAAGCGCCGGAGACGTCCCTGCGTCACCCCGGACAGTGA